The Candidatus Accumulibacter similis genome has a segment encoding these proteins:
- the xth gene encoding exodeoxyribonuclease III, which yields MLRIITLNLNGIRSACRRGLLPWLAVQDADVVCVQELRADAANLDEQMRAPAGLHAYYRHAQRKGYSGVGLWCRTRPDRVIDHLGSAEFDAEGRYLRADFGRLSVVSLYQPSGSSSAERQQAKYRFMALIGPHLKRLAASGREIIVCGDWNIAHQEIDLRNWRSNRGNSGFLPEERAWVSRLLNEDGWCDVYRRLHPEATGDSYTWWSNRGQAWAKNVGWRLDYQLATTDIAGTARRAAIYKRERFSDHAPLTIDYDYALAASDRH from the coding sequence ATGTTACGCATCATTACGCTGAACCTCAATGGCATTCGATCGGCCTGTCGCCGGGGGTTATTGCCCTGGCTCGCCGTGCAGGACGCCGACGTCGTTTGCGTCCAGGAACTGCGCGCCGACGCAGCCAACCTCGACGAGCAGATGCGGGCACCAGCGGGACTGCATGCCTACTACCGCCATGCCCAAAGAAAGGGCTACAGCGGCGTCGGCCTGTGGTGCCGGACAAGACCCGACCGGGTGATCGATCACCTTGGCAGTGCCGAGTTCGACGCTGAAGGCCGCTACCTGCGTGCCGATTTCGGCCGGCTGTCGGTGGTATCGCTCTACCAGCCATCGGGGTCCAGCTCGGCTGAACGGCAGCAAGCCAAGTACCGCTTCATGGCGCTGATCGGCCCGCATCTGAAACGCCTCGCCGCCAGTGGCCGCGAGATCATCGTCTGCGGCGACTGGAACATAGCGCACCAGGAGATCGATCTCAGGAACTGGCGCAGCAACCGCGGCAATTCAGGCTTTCTGCCCGAGGAGCGAGCCTGGGTCAGCCGCCTTCTGAATGAGGACGGCTGGTGCGACGTCTACCGACGGCTGCACCCAGAGGCCACTGGCGACTCATACACCTGGTGGTCCAATCGCGGACAGGCGTGGGCGAAGAATGTCGGCTGGCGGCTGGATTACCAACTGGCAACGACAGACATCGCCGGCACGGCCCGACGCGCCGCCATCTACAAGCGGGAGCGCTTCAGCGACCACGCCCCATTGACCATCGATTACGACTACGCTCTGGCAGCCAGCGACAGACATTGA
- a CDS encoding homoserine O-acetyltransferase, with amino-acid sequence MVRSSENSVGVVAAQRVRFAAPLLLKSGAELPGFELVFETYGTLNAERSNAVLVCHALSGSHHIAGHYADDSENVGWWDNLVGPGKPLDTRKFFVVGVNNLGGCYGSTGPLSVNPETGRRYGADFPMVTVEDWVAAQARLADHLGIATWAAVVGGSLGGMQALAWSLQFPERIRHALVIASAPKLSAQNIAFNEVARQAIVSDPDFHGGHYAENGVIPTRGLRLARMVGHITYLSDSQMGEKFGRQLRHGEHKFSYDVDFEVESYLRHQGDKFARFFDANTYLMMTKALDYFDPAYEYDGNLAAALARAKASFFVASFSTDWRFAPARSREIVFALLHNRLHVAYAEIECDAGHDSFLLDDPHYHALLRAYLENIAV; translated from the coding sequence ATGGTGAGATCATCAGAGAATTCCGTCGGAGTCGTCGCCGCGCAACGAGTGCGGTTCGCTGCGCCCTTGCTGCTCAAGAGCGGTGCCGAGCTGCCCGGTTTCGAACTCGTGTTCGAGACCTATGGCACGCTCAATGCCGAGCGTTCGAACGCGGTCCTGGTCTGCCATGCGCTTTCCGGCAGCCACCATATCGCCGGTCACTACGCTGACGATTCGGAGAACGTCGGCTGGTGGGACAATCTGGTCGGTCCGGGGAAGCCGCTCGACACGCGGAAGTTCTTCGTCGTCGGCGTCAACAACCTCGGCGGCTGCTATGGCTCCACCGGACCGCTGTCCGTCAATCCCGAAACCGGCAGGCGCTACGGCGCCGATTTTCCGATGGTGACGGTCGAGGATTGGGTGGCGGCACAGGCACGCCTGGCAGACCACCTCGGTATTGCCACCTGGGCGGCAGTCGTCGGCGGGAGCCTCGGCGGCATGCAGGCACTGGCGTGGTCGCTACAGTTTCCGGAGCGCATCCGGCATGCGCTGGTGATCGCCTCGGCGCCCAAGCTGTCGGCACAGAACATCGCTTTCAACGAGGTGGCGCGGCAGGCGATCGTGTCCGACCCCGACTTTCACGGTGGCCACTATGCCGAAAATGGCGTCATCCCGACCCGCGGGCTGCGGCTGGCGCGAATGGTCGGCCACATCACCTATCTTTCCGATAGCCAGATGGGCGAGAAATTCGGTCGCCAGTTGCGGCATGGAGAGCACAAGTTCAGCTACGACGTCGATTTCGAGGTCGAGTCGTACCTGCGTCATCAGGGCGACAAGTTCGCGCGTTTCTTCGATGCCAACACCTATCTGATGATGACCAAGGCGCTGGACTATTTCGACCCTGCCTATGAGTACGACGGTAACCTCGCCGCCGCCCTCGCCCGTGCGAAGGCGAGCTTTTTCGTCGCCAGTTTTTCGACCGACTGGCGCTTCGCGCCGGCGCGGTCTCGGGAGATCGTCTTCGCCCTTCTGCACAATCGACTGCACGTGGCTTACGCCGAGATCGAATGTGATGCCGGACACGACTCGTTCCTGCTTGACGATCCCCATTATCATGCCCTGTTGCGCGCCTATCTGGAGAACATCGCCGTATGA
- a CDS encoding DUF883 domain-containing protein produces MSEVTDLSTANKQKLVSDMKVVVADAEEILRATAGVAGDKMGDLRERFGERLRDARIRLADAEAALVDRTKAAARATDDYVHENPWRAVGLAAAVGLLLGVIIGRR; encoded by the coding sequence ATGTCTGAAGTCACTGATCTTTCCACCGCCAACAAACAGAAACTCGTCTCCGACATGAAGGTCGTGGTCGCCGACGCAGAGGAGATCCTGCGCGCCACCGCCGGCGTTGCGGGCGACAAGATGGGCGATCTGCGCGAGCGCTTCGGCGAGCGACTGCGCGACGCCCGCATCCGGCTCGCTGACGCCGAAGCGGCGCTGGTCGACCGCACCAAGGCCGCGGCACGCGCCACTGACGATTACGTGCATGAAAACCCGTGGCGCGCAGTCGGCCTGGCTGCAGCCGTCGGCCTGCTGCTTGGCGTGATCATCGGCCGTCGCTGA
- the metW gene encoding methionine biosynthesis protein MetW, translating into MTEHERRVKAEQRERFDFAVIAGWIPPGERVLDLGCGDGRLLRYLSETRDVSGYGVEIDGDSVLGCIRNGVDVIQMDIECGLSGFEDKSFDHVIISQALQTMHATEGILNEMLRVADEAVVSFPNFAYRANRAAIAAGRMPVSEDLPYDWFDTPNVRFFTIADFEDLCARLGIDIRERLTFDEAGREVSEDPNLNGSLAFYRLGRGSR; encoded by the coding sequence ATGACCGAACACGAGCGAAGGGTCAAGGCGGAACAGCGGGAGCGTTTCGACTTTGCCGTCATTGCCGGCTGGATTCCGCCTGGCGAGCGCGTTCTTGATCTCGGTTGTGGTGACGGCAGGCTGCTGCGCTACCTCAGCGAGACACGCGACGTCAGCGGTTACGGAGTCGAGATCGACGGCGACAGCGTTCTCGGTTGCATCCGCAACGGCGTCGACGTCATCCAGATGGACATCGAGTGCGGGCTTTCCGGCTTCGAGGACAAGTCTTTCGATCACGTGATCATCTCGCAGGCGCTGCAGACGATGCATGCCACGGAAGGCATCCTCAACGAAATGCTGCGTGTCGCCGACGAAGCGGTGGTCAGCTTTCCCAACTTTGCCTACCGCGCCAATCGCGCCGCGATCGCTGCCGGGCGCATGCCGGTTTCCGAGGATCTGCCCTACGACTGGTTCGATACGCCGAACGTGCGTTTCTTCACCATCGCCGACTTCGAGGATCTCTGTGCAAGGCTCGGCATCGACATTCGCGAGCGCCTGACCTTCGATGAAGCAGGCCGCGAGGTCAGCGAAGACCCCAACCTCAACGGCAGCCTGGCCTTCTATCGTCTCGGGCGCGGCAGCAGATGA
- a CDS encoding AmpG family muropeptide MFS transporter produces MPDWLRLLLTRRMLICVLTGFSSGMPLYLLLNLLPAWLRSESVDLKTIGLFALIQFPYTWKFLWAPLLDRYRLPLGRRRGWMLLSQIGLLLSIGLLGGFSPAANLTSVVWLSVALAFLSATQDIALDAFRREILSDQELGLGNSVHVNAYRVAGLVPGSLSLILADLLPWAQVFWITAAFMLPGMVMALLVAEPGVSGAPKTLRQAVVEPFHEFVGRQGWSGALLVLGFIFLYKLGDSLATALSTPFYLDLGYSKTDIGVIAKHAGLWPAVFGGLLGGIWMVRLGINRALWLFGVVQMVTILGFAWLAWRGVQTSIDGVDRAALASVIAAEYLGVGLGTAAFTAFIARATNPAFTATQFALFTSLAAVPRTFINAGAGALVEAVGWFSFFILCFLLAAPGMALLLKVAPWNVTPPSPRP; encoded by the coding sequence ATGCCTGATTGGCTGCGCCTGCTACTGACCAGGCGGATGCTGATCTGTGTTCTGACCGGCTTCAGCTCCGGCATGCCGCTCTACCTCTTGCTCAACCTGCTGCCGGCATGGCTGCGCAGCGAGAGTGTCGATCTGAAGACCATCGGCCTGTTTGCGTTGATCCAGTTCCCCTATACGTGGAAGTTTCTCTGGGCGCCGCTGCTCGACCGCTATCGTCTGCCACTCGGTCGGCGGCGTGGCTGGATGTTGCTGTCGCAGATCGGTCTCCTGTTGTCGATCGGCCTTCTCGGCGGCTTTTCCCCCGCGGCCAATCTGACGTCCGTCGTCTGGCTGTCGGTGGCGCTGGCCTTCCTGTCGGCAACGCAGGACATCGCGCTCGATGCCTTTCGGCGCGAGATCCTGAGTGACCAGGAACTCGGGCTCGGCAACTCGGTTCATGTCAATGCCTACCGCGTCGCCGGGCTGGTGCCGGGTTCCCTGTCACTCATTCTTGCCGATCTGCTGCCCTGGGCACAGGTGTTCTGGATCACTGCCGCCTTCATGCTGCCGGGCATGGTGATGGCGCTGCTGGTTGCCGAGCCGGGCGTCTCCGGCGCGCCGAAGACGCTGCGCCAGGCGGTGGTCGAACCCTTCCACGAGTTCGTCGGCCGCCAGGGCTGGTCGGGTGCGCTGCTGGTGCTCGGCTTCATCTTCCTGTACAAGCTCGGCGATTCGCTGGCGACGGCGCTGTCAACACCCTTCTACCTCGATCTGGGGTACAGCAAGACCGATATCGGCGTCATCGCCAAGCATGCCGGACTCTGGCCAGCGGTCTTTGGCGGCCTGCTCGGTGGCATCTGGATGGTGCGACTGGGAATCAACCGCGCACTCTGGCTCTTTGGCGTGGTCCAGATGGTCACCATTCTGGGCTTCGCCTGGCTCGCCTGGCGTGGGGTCCAGACGAGCATCGACGGCGTCGACCGGGCAGCGCTGGCGAGCGTCATTGCCGCCGAGTATCTCGGGGTCGGGCTCGGGACCGCAGCCTTCACCGCCTTCATCGCGCGCGCCACGAATCCGGCCTTCACCGCTACGCAGTTCGCCCTGTTCACCAGCCTGGCCGCCGTCCCGCGTACCTTCATCAATGCCGGTGCCGGCGCGCTGGTCGAGGCGGTCGGCTGGTTCAGCTTCTTCATCCTCTGCTTCCTGCTGGCCGCGCCAGGAATGGCACTGCTGCTGAAGGTCGCGCCGTGGAACGTGACGCCACCGTCGCCGCGGCCCTGA
- a CDS encoding single-stranded DNA-binding protein: MERDATVAAALIAAARELSVRLSRLSFGPPISHVYDPLRYAWSGHECYLRRYAASARKILFLGMNPGPFGMVQTGVPFGEVTAVRDWLGIQVEVAKPLLENPWRPVEGFACTRSEVSGRRLWGLFRERFGSADAFFAEHFVANYCPLAFFDHGRNLTPDKLPAAEAEPLHAACDVHLRLVVSVLQPAWVIGIGAFAAERAAVALAGTSVRIARVLHPSPASPAANRGWAAAATRQMLALGAWS, encoded by the coding sequence GTGGAACGTGACGCCACCGTCGCCGCGGCCCTGATCGCTGCCGCCCGCGAATTGTCCGTCCGGCTGTCGCGGCTCAGCTTCGGGCCGCCCATCAGCCACGTTTACGATCCGCTGAGGTATGCCTGGTCTGGCCACGAGTGCTATCTTCGCCGCTATGCGGCCAGTGCCCGCAAGATCCTGTTTCTCGGCATGAATCCGGGTCCTTTCGGGATGGTGCAGACTGGCGTTCCGTTTGGCGAGGTGACCGCCGTGCGGGACTGGCTCGGTATCCAGGTGGAAGTCGCGAAGCCCTTGCTGGAGAATCCGTGGCGGCCAGTCGAAGGCTTTGCCTGCACACGCTCAGAGGTCAGCGGGCGACGGTTGTGGGGGTTGTTCCGCGAGCGCTTCGGCAGTGCCGATGCGTTCTTCGCCGAGCACTTCGTTGCCAATTACTGCCCGCTCGCCTTTTTCGATCACGGCCGCAACCTGACGCCCGACAAGCTGCCGGCAGCCGAGGCCGAGCCACTGCACGCCGCCTGTGACGTGCACCTCAGGCTAGTGGTCTCGGTCCTGCAGCCTGCCTGGGTGATCGGCATCGGTGCATTCGCCGCGGAGCGGGCGGCCGTGGCCTTGGCCGGGACGTCAGTGCGAATCGCTCGCGTGCTGCATCCGAGCCCGGCAAGTCCGGCGGCGAATCGTGGCTGGGCGGCGGCAGCGACCCGGCAGATGCTGGCCTTGGGAGCGTGGAGCTGA
- a CDS encoding phage holin family protein: MSDRSSGVSGGILAATKNGAATLLATGRTRLELLGNEFGEEKLRAIRLLLLAQMASFCLIVGTILLIGLVTVLFWEQRVVLLSVLGTAFLLGGGVALLALRRASRGRRHLFTTSIAELEQDIRLLQGAARSEPKAD; the protein is encoded by the coding sequence ATGAGCGACCGCTCCAGCGGTGTCAGCGGCGGCATCCTGGCGGCGACGAAGAACGGCGCCGCGACACTGCTGGCAACCGGCCGCACACGTCTCGAACTGCTCGGCAACGAGTTCGGCGAGGAGAAGCTGCGCGCCATCCGCCTGCTGCTGCTGGCGCAGATGGCGAGCTTCTGCCTGATCGTCGGCACGATCCTGCTGATTGGCTTGGTGACCGTTCTCTTCTGGGAGCAACGGGTGGTGCTGCTGAGCGTTCTCGGAACCGCCTTCCTGCTTGGCGGTGGCGTCGCCCTGCTGGCACTGCGGCGCGCCTCGCGCGGTCGCCGGCACCTGTTCACCACGAGCATCGCCGAACTCGAGCAGGACATCCGTTTGTTGCAGGGTGCTGCGCGCAGTGAACCAAAAGCTGATTGA